The following are encoded in a window of Methylocystis rosea genomic DNA:
- a CDS encoding amidase: MAAATAPWSLGALAQNTRPLPASEWDYCTIKDLFAALRARKISALELADRAIARIETADRRVNAVVARDFERAREAAKAADVALSRGGAGALLGVPMTVKESFNIAGLPTTWGDPQFKRFMPQEDALVVARLKNAGAVILGKTNVPLMLSDWQTYNDIYGTTNNPWSLRLTPGGSSGGSAAALACGFGPLSIGSDRGGSLRAPAHYCGVYAHKPTSGLVPNRGLTPPGAPPLPRPCDLGVIGPMARSAADLALALDVIAGPDEERAGAGYRLALPSARHDNLKGFRVLVIDTHPLGRTANVVRAALGRLSERLVRAGAKLAHASPLLPDLAESARLYVRLLSAFWGADLRPSVYARLRGAAAALSPRNRSLAAERTRGAVISHRDWLAADGARSELQERWRELFREWDVVLCPAMPTPAFPHDHSSIESRRIEIDGRTYAYLDAQIVWAELATTAGLPATVAPIDRTETGLPIGVQIIGPYLEDRTTIGFAELLEREFGGFAPPPDYA; this comes from the coding sequence ATGGCGGCCGCGACCGCCCCATGGTCGCTCGGGGCGCTGGCTCAGAACACCCGTCCCCTTCCCGCATCGGAGTGGGACTACTGCACGATCAAAGACCTCTTCGCCGCTTTGCGGGCGCGAAAGATTTCCGCGCTGGAGCTCGCAGATCGCGCGATTGCGCGCATCGAGACGGCGGACCGGCGCGTCAATGCCGTCGTTGCCCGAGACTTCGAACGCGCGCGCGAGGCGGCCAAGGCGGCCGATGTCGCGCTGTCTCGCGGGGGAGCGGGCGCATTGCTTGGCGTCCCGATGACGGTGAAAGAATCTTTCAATATTGCCGGACTGCCGACGACCTGGGGCGACCCGCAGTTCAAGCGCTTCATGCCGCAAGAAGACGCCTTGGTCGTCGCTCGCTTAAAGAATGCGGGCGCTGTCATCCTCGGCAAGACCAATGTTCCGCTGATGCTGAGCGATTGGCAGACCTACAATGACATCTACGGCACAACCAATAATCCTTGGAGTCTTCGGCTCACGCCAGGAGGATCCTCGGGCGGCTCGGCGGCGGCGCTTGCTTGCGGTTTCGGGCCGCTGTCGATCGGCTCGGACCGTGGCGGTTCGTTGCGCGCGCCAGCGCATTATTGCGGCGTCTATGCTCACAAGCCGACCTCTGGCCTTGTGCCTAATCGCGGACTGACCCCGCCGGGCGCCCCGCCTTTGCCGCGCCCTTGCGATCTCGGAGTCATCGGTCCAATGGCGAGAAGCGCTGCGGATCTCGCGCTTGCGCTCGATGTGATCGCCGGACCGGACGAGGAGCGCGCCGGCGCCGGCTACCGACTGGCTTTGCCCTCCGCGCGGCACGATAACCTCAAGGGCTTTCGCGTTCTCGTCATCGACACGCATCCGCTTGGCCGGACCGCGAACGTGGTGCGGGCGGCGCTCGGTCGATTGTCGGAGCGGCTCGTCCGTGCGGGGGCGAAACTCGCGCACGCCAGTCCTTTGCTGCCCGACCTTGCCGAATCGGCGCGCCTCTATGTTCGGCTGTTGTCCGCATTTTGGGGCGCGGATTTGCGACCCAGCGTCTATGCCAGGCTTCGCGGCGCGGCCGCAGCGCTGTCGCCCCGGAACCGGAGCCTCGCGGCCGAACGTACGCGCGGCGCGGTCATCAGCCATCGGGATTGGCTCGCGGCCGACGGGGCGCGGAGCGAACTTCAGGAGCGATGGCGAGAACTCTTTCGTGAGTGGGACGTCGTGCTCTGCCCGGCGATGCCGACGCCCGCTTTTCCGCACGATCATTCGTCGATCGAGTCGCGACGCATCGAGATCGACGGCCGCACCTACGCCTACCTCGATGCGCAAATCGTGTGGGCGGAGCTTGCCACGACCGCCGGCCTCCCGGCGACCGTGGCGCCGATCGATCGAACCGAGACCGGTTTGCCGATCGGCGTGCAGATCATAGGACCTTACCTCGAAGATCGCACCACGATCGGCTTCGCCGAACTCCTTGAGCGGGAGTTCGGCGGTTTCGCGCCTCCGCCGGACTATGCGTAG
- a CDS encoding CHASE3 domain-containing protein yields MTVTVTLPKKAVSWAIFGCLVAAIGGAAISLQKQVAAQTWVEHTLYVRTALLQTLSTLQDAETGQRGFLLTGDETFLEPFRNAERTIGERWATLERNVSDNEMQKQRLDRLRSVAAERLGSLRKRIQERQVAPDAPLTDGLKIGKRLMNEARSVIAEMLAEEERLLTTRNAEMRWTVTLTQIGVAGALLSAALLGWATLKDRQRQVAELQTANVALRIALKQAAEESEQRERVESQLRQAQKMQAVGQLTGGLAHDFNNMLAVIVGCLNLLKRKMARGEIDKDSLIDKAMECVDRAAALTHRLLAFSRQQPLAPQTVDANKLVGGMAEMIRRTLGESINVETVLASGVWRIHVDPNQLESAILNLAVNARDAMNDEGKVTIETSNAYIDDNYAREHAEVKEGQYVLVAVSDSGTGMPPEIIAKAFEPFFTTKGPGKGTGLGLSQVFGFVKQSGGHIKIYSEIGQGTTVKIYLPRFVGEGEVAGPRREPSAAGMAFRGSPQTLILVVEDEDRMRSVAVAMVQDLGYSVLAAASAVEALALINANPDIDLLFTDIVMPDMNGRALAEEALRRRPDLKIVFTTGFSRNAVIHNGVLDRGVNFLPKPFSIEQLAQKVSAVLGVMETT; encoded by the coding sequence ATGACAGTAACGGTTACGCTTCCGAAAAAGGCCGTGTCATGGGCCATCTTCGGATGCCTTGTCGCGGCGATCGGCGGCGCCGCCATCTCGCTTCAAAAACAGGTGGCGGCGCAAACATGGGTCGAGCACACGCTCTATGTGCGCACGGCGCTTCTGCAAACCCTCTCCACCCTTCAGGACGCGGAAACAGGCCAGCGGGGCTTCTTGCTGACCGGCGACGAAACGTTTTTGGAGCCCTTCCGTAACGCTGAACGAACGATTGGCGAGCGCTGGGCGACGTTGGAGCGGAATGTTTCAGACAATGAAATGCAGAAGCAGCGACTAGATCGCTTGCGTTCGGTCGCGGCAGAAAGACTAGGTTCGTTACGCAAGCGCATTCAGGAACGCCAAGTCGCGCCGGATGCGCCTTTGACCGATGGTCTTAAGATCGGCAAACGGCTCATGAACGAGGCGCGCAGCGTCATTGCCGAAATGCTCGCCGAAGAAGAGCGCCTTTTGACGACGAGAAACGCCGAAATGCGCTGGACGGTGACGTTGACGCAGATTGGCGTTGCAGGCGCTCTCCTGTCAGCGGCTCTCCTGGGTTGGGCGACCCTCAAAGACCGACAGAGGCAGGTCGCCGAACTTCAGACGGCCAATGTCGCGCTTCGAATTGCGCTCAAGCAGGCCGCCGAGGAAAGCGAACAGCGGGAACGCGTGGAAAGCCAACTCAGGCAAGCGCAGAAAATGCAAGCAGTCGGGCAGCTTACGGGCGGCTTGGCGCATGACTTCAACAATATGCTTGCCGTCATCGTCGGATGCCTCAACCTCCTGAAGCGCAAGATGGCGCGCGGCGAGATCGACAAGGATAGCTTGATCGACAAGGCCATGGAATGCGTCGATCGCGCGGCAGCCTTAACTCATCGCCTGCTCGCCTTTTCGCGTCAGCAGCCGCTCGCGCCCCAGACCGTGGACGCCAATAAGTTGGTGGGCGGGATGGCGGAGATGATCCGGCGCACCCTTGGCGAATCCATCAACGTCGAGACGGTTCTCGCGAGCGGGGTCTGGCGGATCCACGTCGACCCCAACCAACTTGAGAGCGCGATATTGAATCTGGCGGTTAACGCCCGCGATGCGATGAACGACGAAGGCAAGGTGACGATCGAGACCTCGAACGCTTACATCGACGACAACTACGCGCGGGAACACGCCGAAGTGAAGGAGGGTCAATACGTATTGGTCGCCGTCAGCGATTCCGGAACCGGCATGCCGCCGGAAATTATCGCCAAAGCCTTTGAGCCATTCTTCACCACCAAAGGCCCTGGCAAAGGAACGGGGCTCGGCCTCAGTCAAGTGTTCGGTTTCGTCAAGCAGTCAGGCGGACACATCAAAATCTATTCGGAGATTGGCCAGGGCACGACGGTCAAGATCTATCTGCCACGCTTCGTTGGCGAGGGAGAAGTCGCCGGTCCAAGGCGTGAGCCGAGCGCTGCCGGGATGGCTTTCCGAGGTTCACCGCAGACGCTCATCCTCGTCGTCGAAGACGAGGATCGGATGCGGAGCGTCGCCGTCGCGATGGTCCAGGATTTGGGGTACAGCGTGCTCGCTGCGGCGAGCGCCGTCGAGGCGCTTGCGCTTATAAACGCCAATCCTGATATCGATCTGCTATTCACCGACATTGTCATGCCGGACATGAACGGTCGCGCGCTCGCGGAAGAGGCGCTGCGCCGTCGCCCCGACCTGAAGATTGTGTTTACAACGGGCTTCTCGCGGAACGCCGTGATTCACAACGGCGTGCTCGATCGCGGCGTAAATTTCCTGCCAAAGCCATTCTCGATCGAGCAGTTGGCGCAGAAGGTCAGCGCTGTTCTTGGCGTTATGGAGACTACCTGA
- a CDS encoding glycosyl transferase family protein — translation MFDLTDATVAYVDALVGLFFVFGVAIILYSLDDVFVDIVYWVMRISGTIRAERSQLSEQALREQPQRPLAVMVPAWREEAVIYEMLKTNAAHSATTVFFVGAYPNDAATQREVLRAAAELPENIRLVIGPHNGPTTKADCLNAIIAQIGEFEKTANIKFEGYVLHDSEDVIHPLEFPLFSALIATFDFIQIPVYSFRRSLLQMTAGTYMDEFAEFHNKDLFVRQRLTGIVPCAGVAACFSRRAIEALKSWRRGEVFDPIALTEDYDVAFAMKSLGLKAAFALNEAPYTLDIPRGADQVQRIAEPLAIATRENFPSDYRAAYRQRARWLLGIGFQGASKLGWGNTLAERIFFLRDRKGILSGIIAVVAYFLAFNAIAILVLGTLSEEWRIAGYAMLDPTLRVVFFVNILLLINRLVQRMIFTRSIYGFGQGLMAAPRVVFSNLINFSAGLRALYIYVWRHKARGEPLSWDKTSHTIPAHNVEAAQT, via the coding sequence ATGTTTGACCTGACGGACGCCACGGTCGCCTATGTCGATGCGCTGGTGGGACTGTTCTTTGTTTTTGGCGTCGCAATTATTCTTTATAGCCTCGACGATGTGTTCGTGGACATTGTCTATTGGGTTATGAGAATTTCAGGAACGATCCGCGCCGAACGCTCTCAGCTTTCTGAACAAGCGCTGCGTGAACAGCCGCAACGCCCCCTCGCGGTCATGGTGCCGGCCTGGCGCGAAGAGGCTGTCATTTACGAAATGTTGAAGACCAACGCCGCCCATTCCGCGACGACGGTTTTTTTTGTAGGCGCCTATCCGAATGATGCGGCGACTCAGCGGGAAGTGCTCAGGGCGGCGGCGGAACTCCCAGAGAATATCCGTCTCGTGATCGGTCCGCATAACGGACCGACGACGAAAGCCGATTGCCTCAATGCGATCATCGCGCAAATCGGCGAATTTGAGAAAACCGCAAACATAAAGTTTGAAGGCTATGTGCTCCACGACAGCGAGGATGTCATCCATCCGCTCGAATTTCCGTTGTTCAGCGCGCTGATCGCCACCTTCGATTTCATCCAGATCCCCGTATATTCCTTTCGGCGCTCGCTCCTTCAAATGACGGCTGGCACCTACATGGATGAGTTCGCGGAGTTTCATAATAAGGATCTGTTTGTCCGGCAGCGTCTTACAGGCATAGTTCCGTGCGCCGGCGTCGCCGCCTGCTTCAGCCGGAGAGCGATCGAAGCTCTGAAGTCCTGGCGTCGGGGCGAGGTGTTCGACCCCATCGCTTTGACGGAGGACTACGACGTCGCCTTCGCCATGAAGTCGCTTGGCCTGAAAGCCGCGTTCGCTCTCAATGAGGCCCCCTATACGCTCGATATTCCGCGGGGCGCCGATCAGGTGCAACGGATCGCGGAGCCGCTTGCGATCGCGACGAGAGAAAATTTTCCGAGCGACTACCGAGCCGCCTACCGCCAGCGCGCACGCTGGCTTCTGGGAATCGGGTTCCAGGGAGCCTCAAAGCTCGGCTGGGGAAACACGCTGGCCGAGAGAATCTTTTTTCTACGCGATCGCAAGGGCATCCTGTCCGGCATCATCGCCGTCGTGGCTTATTTCCTGGCTTTCAACGCTATCGCGATCCTTGTCCTTGGAACATTGAGCGAAGAATGGCGCATCGCCGGCTATGCAATGCTCGACCCTACACTGCGGGTGGTGTTCTTCGTCAATATCCTGTTGCTCATCAACCGGCTCGTTCAGCGGATGATCTTTACGAGGTCGATCTATGGGTTCGGTCAAGGGTTGATGGCGGCGCCGAGGGTCGTTTTCTCGAACCTCATTAATTTCTCCGCGGGGTTGCGCGCACTCTATATTTACGTATGGCGCCATAAAGCGCGTGGGGAACCGCTGAGTTGGGACAAGACGAGCCACACCATTCCCGCTCATAATGTTGAAGCGGCTCAAACATGA
- the wecB gene encoding non-hydrolyzing UDP-N-acetylglucosamine 2-epimerase yields the protein MGPVIAELERSDWAYPYVVTTGQHADVVEGALKDFGVVPSRRMEFERRNGSLNELFGKVIAEMDRVIDEVQPDCVIAQGDTTSVAVVSLAAFHKNVPFMHVEAGLRTGKLNDPYPEELNRRIAGLTAAMHFAPTSTSLNNLLREGVVPGDCLATGNTGIDALLQTAAHKSPAPKGFPKLPRVILATAHRRESFGAPIESALRGIRAAVDRHDDLGVFFVSHPNPNAHEPARRILGGHPRIVVTDAIGYADMVAALKRCWLVVTDSGGLQEEAPALGKPVLVLRNTTERPEAVRAGAVRVVGTNSAAVSSAISQLCDDPALYARMSVPVFPYGDGQAAKRIVAAMRARLVRSVPALSAA from the coding sequence ATGGGTCCTGTCATCGCCGAACTCGAACGTTCGGATTGGGCCTATCCCTATGTGGTGACGACCGGCCAGCACGCTGACGTCGTCGAAGGAGCGCTCAAGGATTTTGGAGTGGTTCCTTCCCGCCGGATGGAATTCGAACGTCGAAACGGCTCGCTCAATGAGCTGTTCGGCAAGGTGATCGCCGAGATGGATCGCGTGATCGACGAAGTTCAACCTGACTGCGTCATCGCCCAGGGCGACACGACGTCGGTTGCGGTCGTCTCGCTCGCCGCGTTTCACAAGAACGTGCCCTTCATGCACGTAGAGGCGGGGCTCCGAACTGGAAAACTCAACGATCCCTATCCGGAAGAACTCAACAGACGAATCGCCGGACTGACCGCGGCCATGCATTTCGCGCCGACCTCGACGTCGCTCAACAATCTCTTGCGTGAAGGCGTCGTTCCTGGCGACTGTCTCGCCACGGGCAATACAGGCATTGACGCCCTGCTGCAGACGGCGGCGCACAAATCGCCTGCCCCGAAGGGGTTTCCGAAATTGCCGAGAGTCATTCTCGCGACGGCGCACCGGCGGGAAAGCTTCGGGGCGCCGATTGAAAGCGCGCTACGGGGCATAAGGGCGGCGGTCGACCGGCATGATGACCTCGGGGTGTTTTTCGTCAGCCATCCCAATCCGAACGCTCATGAGCCGGCGCGCCGGATTCTTGGCGGCCATCCGCGCATCGTGGTTACGGATGCGATCGGCTACGCCGATATGGTCGCCGCGCTGAAGAGATGCTGGCTCGTCGTCACCGACAGCGGCGGCCTCCAGGAGGAAGCGCCTGCGCTGGGCAAGCCCGTCCTCGTGCTGAGGAATACCACCGAACGGCCGGAGGCGGTTCGCGCCGGAGCGGTTCGCGTCGTCGGCACAAACTCCGCCGCGGTGTCGAGCGCGATCTCTCAGCTGTGCGACGATCCAGCGCTATACGCACGCATGTCGGTCCCGGTTTTCCCTTATGGCGACGGCCAGGCGGCGAAGCGGATTGTCGCCGCGATGCGCGCACGACTGGTGCGCTCAGTTCCCGCATTGTCGGCGGCCTAG
- a CDS encoding bacteriophage N4 adsorption protein A, translated as MTGFCFICGCRLAKTRCFVPDSRDARSKILMSESRLLPTQMERIVRRVFRRPYATILFLALALAPTTPLAARAGDNDAVREELRPGQPGYQELALAFARLAKGDYDGALKYAQRARSLAPDYEMPVRLLADILNKSGRIGEAVDVINAFVASHKHSMALIALRGHLRKRLMDVAGAEADLRSARDSGALTQEEAAAVNVALFDLAMSAAYKDFNGSRLNEAIENARAARKLDEKAESPVRLIAEAYSRQGRAQAALDELNRYISQNQASGRLLAQRGYLRRAMKDLKGAAADFEAALAAPDIEPSETLTLRNALAEATKAEQDSIVQAELAQVYAAIAKRDYARAVKAARVLRAKYPNDEAPLLALMSALSKSRQAAAAVKEADAFIKDNTPSATLLAQRGYSRRAAGDLPGAIADFRAALAQPALEPAQSKRLKLALAEAERANEPGGSAVGAEATPLQQALNSGYDALKVGRPDEAVRAAREAHSLDPKAEEPVLLLLTALLRQGRKAEALAEANRYLASVPQSPGVLAQRGFMRRQAGDVSGAAADFEQALKYELPADQKLNVARALDEARYTLVAEKAFKALAARDWVSALRYGRAAEAFPRADEAVFRVTIAALAGLGHMDEALRASNALIARGKATGQAYAQRAYLRKTLGDGAGAFADFVKALDRGDLPPAQRVAVELEIAIARSSAYETQGDLTRARDELVNFAHTHPGYAAGWSTLGQFYARQKEYAAAVAAFENSLAVERSGEVLLNAGYASVYVDRSKESQFFREALDRWSSDPSLSARPPRDRDVIRTQVVESDASIRTNVVFNSIADRPRRWGGHQLQPSFETVIRFDGRHLPYIFGLEGLIGGFWSQDQTRFTESYSRLGLRLRPFDGINFSVSAEWQHYFTRNAPFNQLALSWGYGYGGFAYSSAPSAGAAGAIEPTDLSYPHETTWQPLTSFATYGTYRAGERRYLQNAVGLLGYSYWDADSRVVLGAAAMGMATYDSADTRRFAFGAGPALVARTWLGGDFYRAFDGILTAQIGYLFPFGESRRQGGLNATIGISF; from the coding sequence ATGACGGGATTTTGCTTCATTTGCGGTTGTAGGTTAGCAAAAACAAGATGTTTCGTTCCTGATTCGCGTGACGCGCGTTCGAAGATTCTGATGTCGGAATCTCGGCTTTTGCCAACGCAGATGGAGCGCATCGTGCGGCGCGTTTTCCGAAGGCCTTACGCAACAATCCTTTTTTTGGCGCTGGCGCTCGCGCCCACGACGCCCCTCGCTGCTCGTGCTGGAGACAATGACGCCGTCCGCGAGGAGCTGCGGCCAGGCCAGCCCGGCTACCAAGAGCTTGCCCTGGCGTTCGCGCGTCTGGCGAAGGGCGATTACGACGGCGCCCTCAAATACGCGCAGCGCGCACGAAGCCTGGCGCCCGATTACGAGATGCCCGTCCGCCTGCTGGCCGACATTCTAAATAAATCGGGACGAATTGGCGAGGCGGTCGACGTCATCAACGCCTTTGTCGCCAGCCATAAGCATTCGATGGCGCTGATCGCCCTGCGCGGTCATCTGCGCAAACGACTCATGGACGTCGCCGGCGCCGAGGCGGATCTGCGCAGCGCACGAGACAGCGGCGCGTTGACCCAAGAGGAGGCCGCCGCAGTCAATGTCGCGCTCTTCGATCTTGCAATGAGCGCCGCATATAAGGACTTCAACGGGTCTCGGCTGAATGAAGCCATAGAAAATGCGCGAGCGGCGCGCAAATTGGATGAAAAAGCTGAATCTCCCGTCCGACTGATCGCCGAAGCCTATAGCCGGCAGGGGCGGGCTCAAGCGGCTCTCGACGAGCTGAATCGCTATATCTCGCAAAATCAGGCGAGCGGGCGTCTTCTCGCCCAGCGCGGATATTTGCGTCGCGCCATGAAAGACTTGAAAGGCGCAGCGGCGGATTTCGAAGCCGCGCTCGCCGCGCCCGACATTGAGCCAAGCGAAACATTAACATTACGCAATGCGCTCGCAGAAGCCACGAAGGCTGAGCAGGACAGCATTGTGCAAGCCGAACTCGCGCAGGTTTACGCGGCGATCGCGAAACGCGACTACGCTCGTGCGGTGAAGGCGGCGCGCGTCCTTCGCGCCAAATATCCAAACGACGAAGCGCCGCTACTTGCGCTCATGTCGGCGTTGAGCAAATCCCGGCAGGCTGCAGCAGCGGTCAAAGAAGCGGATGCGTTCATCAAGGACAATACGCCGAGTGCGACATTGCTCGCGCAGCGCGGATACAGCCGCCGCGCGGCTGGAGACCTGCCCGGCGCCATTGCGGACTTCCGGGCTGCGCTCGCTCAGCCGGCTCTCGAGCCCGCGCAATCCAAGAGGCTGAAACTGGCGCTTGCGGAGGCGGAACGCGCCAACGAGCCGGGCGGTTCGGCGGTCGGCGCGGAGGCGACGCCCCTGCAGCAAGCGCTCAACAGCGGCTATGACGCGCTAAAAGTGGGGCGGCCGGACGAGGCGGTGCGCGCGGCAAGAGAGGCGCATAGTCTCGATCCCAAAGCGGAGGAGCCTGTTCTTCTCCTCTTGACGGCGCTCCTTCGCCAAGGGCGCAAAGCTGAGGCGCTTGCGGAAGCGAATCGATACCTAGCGTCTGTGCCGCAAAGCCCGGGGGTTCTCGCGCAGCGCGGGTTCATGCGTCGTCAGGCCGGTGATGTGAGCGGCGCCGCCGCAGACTTCGAGCAGGCCTTGAAATACGAACTTCCGGCCGATCAGAAGCTCAATGTCGCGCGGGCGCTCGATGAGGCGCGCTACACGCTCGTCGCCGAAAAGGCCTTCAAGGCTCTGGCCGCTCGCGATTGGGTGAGCGCCTTACGTTATGGCCGGGCGGCCGAGGCTTTCCCCCGAGCCGACGAGGCGGTTTTTCGCGTGACGATCGCCGCCCTCGCAGGGCTTGGCCACATGGACGAGGCGCTACGGGCGTCAAACGCGCTCATTGCACGCGGCAAAGCCACGGGCCAAGCCTATGCGCAAAGGGCGTATCTTCGGAAGACTCTCGGAGACGGCGCCGGCGCATTTGCGGACTTTGTGAAAGCGCTTGATCGGGGTGATTTGCCTCCGGCGCAAAGGGTGGCGGTCGAACTCGAAATCGCCATCGCCAGGTCGTCTGCGTATGAAACACAGGGAGATCTGACGCGCGCGCGCGACGAGCTCGTCAACTTCGCGCATACGCATCCCGGCTACGCCGCCGGATGGTCGACGCTTGGCCAGTTTTATGCGCGTCAAAAGGAATATGCCGCCGCCGTCGCGGCCTTTGAGAATAGCCTCGCGGTCGAGCGCAGCGGCGAAGTGTTGCTGAACGCGGGCTATGCGAGCGTCTATGTCGATCGCTCAAAAGAGTCGCAGTTCTTTCGGGAAGCGCTCGACCGCTGGTCGAGCGATCCCTCACTCAGCGCCCGGCCGCCCCGCGATCGAGATGTGATCAGAACGCAGGTTGTCGAGTCGGATGCGAGCATTCGCACCAATGTGGTGTTCAACAGCATCGCCGATCGTCCAAGACGCTGGGGCGGGCATCAGCTTCAGCCGAGCTTCGAAACGGTCATCCGGTTCGATGGTCGCCACCTGCCGTACATATTTGGCCTCGAGGGTTTGATCGGCGGCTTTTGGTCCCAGGACCAGACGCGCTTCACCGAGAGCTATTCGCGGCTCGGTTTGCGCTTGCGTCCGTTCGACGGCATAAATTTCTCGGTGAGCGCTGAGTGGCAGCACTATTTCACGCGAAACGCACCCTTCAATCAGCTGGCCTTGTCATGGGGCTATGGCTACGGCGGATTCGCGTATTCGAGCGCCCCAAGCGCGGGAGCGGCCGGCGCGATCGAACCGACGGATCTAAGCTATCCCCATGAGACGACATGGCAGCCGCTGACGAGCTTTGCGACCTACGGCACCTACAGGGCTGGCGAGCGCCGGTATCTGCAGAACGCGGTGGGTTTGCTTGGCTATTCCTATTGGGACGCTGACTCGCGCGTCGTGCTCGGAGCGGCTGCAATGGGCATGGCGACATATGATAGCGCGGACACCCGCCGATTTGCCTTTGGGGCAGGTCCGGCGCTTGTCGCGCGCACATGGCTGGGCGGAGACTTCTATCGCGCCTTTGACGGCATCTTGACTGCACAAATTGGCTATTTGTTCCCCTTCGGGGAGAGTCGACGTCAAGGCGGTCTCAACGCGACAATCGGAATTTCCTTTTGA
- a CDS encoding adenylate/guanylate cyclase domain-containing protein has product MDHSRNPGSPLPLRLARVLLGLLNVALLIALVLVLLPLVTPYFKHAGSYRWIEYVEVFDARMIRRVKSVIPTNFKGYELARWFIVGGLLFGRMWVDALRRKVSTAIYRATLQRDFEALQSSAPADARVLAPVKEKMKTMDARNPKSRAELLKVMGDAKRQLESMGRDLAFLSIDVVDSTKMKLGEDKTFIEHDFREYKDLVDSKLRSNGSLKAAWTPDGVMACFPSIDAALKAAKEVISGLDAFNANVKMIKSNFTVRCGINAGHVYYDEHTPMEEMSDRVIDIAGHMQKYALPGTIACAKQIIEPVQQRGGFNDAGKVVDGYEVYQWTPASRLQDERAAS; this is encoded by the coding sequence ATGGATCATTCGCGCAATCCCGGATCCCCGCTCCCGCTGAGGCTGGCTAGAGTCTTACTCGGGCTGCTGAACGTCGCCCTGCTCATCGCGCTTGTGCTCGTCCTGCTCCCGCTCGTCACGCCTTATTTCAAGCATGCGGGTTCATACCGCTGGATCGAATATGTCGAAGTCTTCGACGCGCGGATGATCCGGCGGGTCAAGTCGGTAATCCCGACCAACTTCAAGGGCTATGAGCTGGCGCGTTGGTTTATCGTCGGCGGACTGCTCTTCGGGCGCATGTGGGTCGACGCGCTGCGGCGCAAGGTCTCGACCGCGATCTACCGTGCGACGCTGCAGCGTGACTTCGAGGCGCTGCAGTCCTCCGCGCCGGCCGACGCGCGGGTGCTTGCGCCGGTCAAGGAAAAAATGAAGACGATGGACGCGCGCAACCCAAAGAGCCGCGCGGAGTTGCTCAAGGTCATGGGCGACGCCAAACGTCAGTTGGAGTCGATGGGCCGCGACCTTGCCTTTCTTTCCATTGACGTCGTCGACTCGACCAAGATGAAGCTCGGCGAGGACAAGACATTTATCGAGCACGATTTTCGTGAATACAAGGATCTCGTCGACAGCAAGCTCCGCAGCAACGGCTCGCTGAAGGCGGCTTGGACGCCCGACGGCGTCATGGCCTGCTTTCCCTCGATCGACGCAGCGCTGAAAGCCGCCAAGGAAGTGATCAGCGGTCTCGACGCGTTCAACGCCAATGTGAAGATGATCAAGTCGAATTTCACCGTTCGGTGCGGCATCAACGCCGGGCACGTTTATTACGACGAGCACACGCCGATGGAGGAAATGAGCGACCGCGTCATCGATATCGCCGGCCATATGCAAAAATACGCGCTGCCAGGGACGATCGCCTGCGCGAAGCAGATCATCGAGCCGGTGCAGCAGCGCGGAGGCTTCAACGATGCCGGCAAGGTGGTGGACGGTTACGAGGTCTACCAATGGACCCCGGCAAGCCGTCTGCAGGACGAGCGCGCGGCTTCCTGA